GCGAGGTCTGGGCCAGGCGAAGGGCGAGCCAGCTCTTGTTGTCCGCCTTCGAAATCTCGGCGAGCCAAGATGTGCGCTGCTCGGCGGTCGACTTCTGCGCGGCCGCGGTATCGAACTCGGTGTGCGCGGCGGCGAGCAGCTGCTCGGCCTGGTCCAGGAGCGCGCCGGCCTCGGCCGCCCACACCTGCCCTGGGGTGGTCCCGCTCGCCTCGGCCTGGGTGATGCGCTCGGTGAGGCGATGAAGCCGGGCCTCGGTCTGGTCCGCCACCTGGTCCTGCTGCTGCGCGTGGCGCTCCTTGCGGGCGATCGTCCGGTCCAGCTCGTGATCGGCGAGCTTGCCGTACCTACGCGACGTCCACGGCTCGACGTCGCGCTCGTCCTGGAGGCGACGGAGCTTTTCCATGTGCTTCTCGGTGAGCTGCGGCTCCTCCTGGCGGTGAGCCTCGTCCTGCGCGTGGTCGGCGGGGGAAGGACGGCGGATCGTGGTGGACTTCGCGCGTGCCGCCGATGCCCGCCGGGACAGATCGAGCCTGCGCTCTGCCTCGGCGCGTGCCTCCTCGGCGGCGAGGTCGCGTTGGCGGGGCAGGGGAGCGGGAGCGGGCGGTTCGTGGAGCAGGTCCGACACCATCGAGTCCGGGCGGGACTGGCCCAGGAAGCGGGCGAACGCATCGACGGCGCGCTCCAGGCGCTCGGTCTCGCTGCGGGCCTCGCCGAGCCGGGCGCGGGTCTCCTCGCTCTCCACGACGGCCAGCGGCAGCCAGATGTGGTTCTGCTTCCGGGCGCGGGTGATGCCCGGGTAGGTGGCGAACGCGTTCGCGCCGTGCCCGTACATCAGCGCCGTGTTCGTCGTCAGTCCCTGGCTCGCCGCCACCGTCATGGCGTAGCCCAGCGACAGCGCGCCCGATGCGATCTTGTCGGGCTTCACCCAGCCCGACTCGTAGCGGAAACCGCCCTCGGCCTGGGTGTCCTTGAGGGTCCAGGTGATCTCGACGCTGCGGTCCGGTGCCATCGCGGTGACGACGGCGCGGTAGCCGTTGAGCATGTCGGGGCCCTGCCCGCGCCGGGAGCGGTAGTCGTTCTCCCGCACCCGCACCACGTCGCCCACCGCGAGGGTGATGCTGTCCCCGCCCGGCTTCGCGTAGGTGTGCTCCTCGCCGAGTTCGCCTGCGACCCGACGGATCTGCTGGGCACCCAGGTTGAGCGCATCGACGTCGGTGTTCTTCGCCGCGAGCACCACCATGTTCGCGATCAGGTCGTGCGGGTCGGCCCACTGCTGAAGGCGCAGTTCGTCCCACGCCATCAGGATCTCCGAGCGGGCCTGTTGGGCGGTCTCGGTGGCGTGCACCCGCCCGCCGTCGGCGAGCATCCGCAGCGCGCGCTCGTGGTCTCCGGTGCGCCAGACCTCTAGGGCGGCGCGTTCGGCGGCGTCCTCCTGGCGGCGGTTCTCGGTGAGGGTGAGGCCGTGCACGAGCCGGTGCACCTCGCGGAACCATCCGCCGGGGCCGACCGCCTGGAGCTGCAAGTGGTCGCCGATCGCCACAACTTTGGTGCCGGTGCGCGCAGCCTCGGCCATCAGCACGGCCGCCGCGCGGTCATCCACCATGGTGGCTTCGTCGACGACCAGGATGTCGACGCCATGCAGCCCGGAGCCGCCCTCGATCTGCTGCACCCAGGCCGCCACCGTGCGCGCCGGGATGCCCGATGCGTCGGTCAGGTTCTGCGCGGCGGCCGCGGCGAGCGCCGCGCCGGCGTACGTGGTGCCGGTCGCATCCCAGCCGATCCGGCACGCCTCCATCAGCGTGGACTTGCCCGCCCCGGCGACGCCGACCAGGGCCTCGATGCCATGCCCGGCGGTCAGAATCCGGGTCACCGCCGCACGCTGCTCCAAGGACAGCGCGAACCCGGCGGCGACCTCGAACACCGACAGTGCGGCCTCGGCCTGGTGCCCGGTGAGCTGCACCGCGCCCATGTCGTAGCGGTCGATGGCCTCCTGACGCACCAGCGCCTCGGCGTCGAGGAGGTCCTGGGTGGTGTAGCGGGTGTTCGACGACATCACGGTGGAGCCCAGCGACGGCACGTGCACCGCATAGCCCTCGACCGCGAGGGCGTCGTCGCACAGGCTCTCCAGGCTGTGCGGGTCGGCGTCGAGGCCGTACTCCAGACTGTTGGCGACGGCCGCCAGGAGCTGCGCTCGCGTGAACACTTTGTTGTTCGCGGTGAGTCCGGTCTTCGGGTCGAAGACGATCGCGGCGATGTCGTGCGGCGGCGGGATGCGCGGCCCGGTGCCGGGTCCGTTGATGCCCGAGCCGCCGTCGGGGCCGGGCGGGCCGGGCGCGGCCGCGGCGACCATCGCGTCGACATCCCCGACCATCTGCCCGGCCCGCTCACGCCAACTGGAGCGCATCGTCGCGGCATCCGCGTCGAGCTTGTCGCGCTTGGTGGCAGCGCTGACGGTCTTCTTCTCCATCAACGTCGCGTCGGTGCCGGCTTTCGCGTCCACGAGGGCTGCGCGGCGCGAAAATCCGTCACGCACCCGCTCCGGGATCCCCACGACTTCCCACGCGCCAGTG
This genomic stretch from Streptomyces sp. Edi4 harbors:
- a CDS encoding AAA family ATPase, translated to NSGLDLYRHASALDAYFKARVRALTYERFGVRRERNERTGAWEVVGIPERVRDGFSRRAALVDAKAGTDATLMEKKTVSAATKRDKLDADAATMRSSWRERAGQMVGDVDAMVAAAAPGPPGPDGGSGINGPGTGPRIPPPHDIAAIVFDPKTGLTANNKVFTRAQLLAAVANSLEYGLDADPHSLESLCDDALAVEGYAVHVPSLGSTVMSSNTRYTTQDLLDAEALVRQEAIDRYDMGAVQLTGHQAEAALSVFEVAAGFALSLEQRAAVTRILTAGHGIEALVGVAGAGKSTLMEACRIGWDATGTTYAGAALAAAAAQNLTDASGIPARTVAAWVQQIEGGSGLHGVDILVVDEATMVDDRAAAVLMAEAARTGTKVVAIGDHLQLQAVGPGGWFREVHRLVHGLTLTENRRQEDAAERAALEVWRTGDHERALRMLADGGRVHATETAQQARSEILMAWDELRLQQWADPHDLIANMVVLAAKNTDVDALNLGAQQIRRVAGELGEEHTYAKPGGDSITLAVGDVVRVRENDYRSRRGQGPDMLNGYRAVVTAMAPDRSVEITWTLKDTQAEGGFRYESGWVKPDKIASGALSLGYAMTVAASQGLTTNTALMYGHGANAFATYPGITRARKQNHIWLPLAVVESEETRARLGEARSETERLERAVDAFARFLGQSRPDSMVSDLLHEPPAPAPLPRQRDLAAEEARAEAERRLDLSRRASAARAKSTTIRRPSPADHAQDEAHRQEEPQLTEKHMEKLRRLQDERDVEPWTSRRYGKLADHELDRTIARKERHAQQQDQVADQTEARLHRLTERITQAEASGTTPGQVWAAEAGALLDQAEQLLAAAHTEFDTAAAQKSTAEQRTSWLAEISKADNKSWLALRLAQTSRKEQRELKAQYTAERAQAWQEASRASATGRETLQEAWALLRDSKFADTLQANKPVPGDVETVSHAFTAMREIASRHGHTIDVHNSQRVAYLEKELATQRGHAATWRGDVADIKVEKQQRATIATKFPKLYEQESAGRAEHLRQQQAQAAKQARAHANAATSTHYTPPTQSRGGPSMGR